The bacterium genome segment CAAAGGACTATCCAAATAGATCGGTACGCGCGGCAGCAGGCGCTTGCGGTCGATCAAATCGTTTAAGTCATAGATCAATTCCTGGGTGCGCTCCAGAGAAAAAGAAGGGATCATTAAGACTCCACCCCTGCCAACCGCTTCCATCACCACAGTTTCAATGATCTGCTGGCGGCTTTCGGCTGATTCGTGCAAGCGGTCGCCGTAAGTTGATTCGCACACCACGGCATCGAGATCGCGAGGCAAAGGATCTGTTTCTCTCAAAATCGGCACATTTATATTGCCAATATCGCCGGAAAAGACTATTTTTTTGCCCTCGGTTTTAATTTCAATAAAAGCTGCGCCGAAAATATGTCCGGCATCATAAAATTTTATCATCACTTCCGGCGTCAATTCAAAATCCTGATAATAGTCAATTGATTTGAACTGCCGCATCACCATATCAATATCATTTTTTTCAAACAAAATCGGCTTCTTGAATTTTTTGTTATCATAGGTCATTACCGCCAAAGCATCTTCCATAATCAGTTTGGCCAAATCCATCGTCGCCGGCGTAGCGTAAAAAAATCCATTGTAGCCTTTTTTTACCAAAAGCGGCAAACGGCCGACATGATCCAGATGCGCATGAGTGACCAAAACCGCAGAAATTTCTTTCGGATCGTAAGGCAATGGATCAAAATTCTTATTCGCGTTAAATTCGCTCCCTTGCCACATTCCGCAGTCTATTAAAATTTTCTTGCCTCCAATTTCCAAAAGACTGTTTGAACCCGTAACTTCGCCGGCCGCTCCGTAAAAAGAAATTTTCATATGATTATTATAAATATTCTCTTCTGTCATTGCGAGCGACTAAAGGGAGCGAAGCAAGCTCGAACCTAGATTGCTTCGTCGTTGCTGCTCCTCGCAATGACAAAAAATGTTTTATACTTAAATATTTATATTATTATAACACAATTGCCGCAAAAAGAAGTCTTTAGTGTATTAAATAAAAAAAAGGCGGTGACACAATGTCCCCGCACTCGGAGTATTTCTACTCCAAAATTGTTTTTAGCTTCGGGGTCGCTTTATATATTTCGTTCTGTACTACCTCTGGATTGACACCGAAACTGTATTGCACTATAAGCAAGGCTTTTGACCCTGCCCCCGTAATGCTTATCTTATGGCTTATAGTTGTAATGACCACGCTTGTGGGTAAATCTATACCCGACTCAATAGTCAGGGTTTCAGCAGCGCCACGAATCGTAGCTGCCATAGCTGCAGAAGACTCAAGCCCTTCGTCAGAGCTTACTATTACCAGTCCACCTCGACTGATTATTGCGACTCTCTCAACGCCTGCAATATTTGCGATGTTTTTTAAAACCGCATTTAAACTGTTTTCCTTTTCTAAACTCAAGCTTTCATCTCCTTTTTGTTTTATCTACGACCCTCAGGGTTTTCGACTTTACAATATAGCACAAAAAATACCGAATGTCAAGAATATGTATAAGTCCACCCTTTTTTGCACTCCTCGTTAATTTTTAAATTTCTTGGCAAGGATAGGAGATATTGCACCGGCGATAATTTGTTTTGAAAAGCACAATGCGGTCTTTCGGTATTATACCATAAAAGATAATCAATAA includes the following:
- a CDS encoding MBL fold metallo-hydrolase encodes the protein MKISFYGAAGEVTGSNSLLEIGGKKILIDCGMWQGSEFNANKNFDPLPYDPKEISAVLVTHAHLDHVGRLPLLVKKGYNGFFYATPATMDLAKLIMEDALAVMTYDNKKFKKPILFEKNDIDMVMRQFKSIDYYQDFELTPEVMIKFYDAGHIFGAAFIEIKTEGKKIVFSGDIGNINVPILRETDPLPRDLDAVVCESTYGDRLHESAESRQQIIETVVMEAVGRGGVLMIPSFSLERTQELIYDLNDLIDRKRLLPRVPIYLDSPLAIKAIKVYRKYPNYYDEEADRFFKKGDDLFQFPGLILSETTEDSKLINDAPAPKIIIAGSGMMNGGRIMRHAERYLSKRKNTLLIIGYQANGTLGRRILKGESPVSVDGKIVPVNCRVKAIGALSAHGDQKKLLGWLASGKTLPKKVYLNHGEQEGSQALQKLISDIGIKAEIVGPNLTVEI
- a CDS encoding roadblock/LC7 domain-containing protein codes for the protein MSLEKENSLNAVLKNIANIAGVERVAIISRGGLVIVSSDEGLESSAAMAATIRGAAETLTIESGIDLPTSVVITTISHKISITGAGSKALLIVQYSFGVNPEVVQNEIYKATPKLKTILE